The following coding sequences are from one Bufo bufo chromosome 2, aBufBuf1.1, whole genome shotgun sequence window:
- the LOC120988849 gene encoding lysosomal-associated transmembrane protein 5-like, with translation MVTQEPPRCCGYFNIRSVVLGVAVYYVFVSLQSLVWQTVAVIKCGGVCSGPWSSAGPVAVMYSLAFILLLLSLCLLFGVLRRRPGLLLPFLAFQIIDFLGSLLLFCGFFVRFPSELRMISTRPYLPGQDYTDKSAVAGGSFLFIALYLLLLLLKIYLIRCVLTYYRFLLIRVVPPSDSDGLAVIMVPGPEKNPLLLPSYEEAINMPRKDSPPPPYCQAAEPEKEAV, from the coding sequence ATGGTGACCCAGGAACCGCCCAGGTGTTGCGGCTACTTTAACATCCGCTCGGTGGTGCTGGGAGTAGCCGTGTACTACGTGTTCGTGAGCCTGCAGTCTCTGGTGTGGCAGACGGTGGCGGTGATTAAATGCGGCGGAGTGTGTTCCGGGCCCTGGTCCTCGGCCGGGCCTGTGGCCGTCATGTATTCTCTGGCCTTCATCCTGCTCCTGCTCAGCCTTTGCCTGCTCTTCGGTGTCCTCCGCAGGCGCCCGGGGCTTCTACTGCCCTTCCTGGCCTTCCAGATCATCGACTTCCTGGGTTCCCTGCTGCTCTTCTGTGGCTTTTTTGTGCGTTTCCCGTCAGAGCTCCGCATGATCAGCACTAGGCCCTACCTCCCCGGACAGGACTACACTGACAAGTCGGCCGTGGCCGGAGGCTCGTTCCTGTTCATCGCCCTGTAccttctgctgctgctcctgAAGATCTACCTGATCCGCTGTGTACTGACCTACTACCGCTTCCTGCTCATCAGGGTGGTGCCCCCGAGCGACAGCGACGGCCTGGCCGTGATCATGGTGCCCGGGCCGGAGAAGAACCCCCTGCTCCTGCCTTCCTACGAAGAGGCCATCAATATGCCCAGGAAGGACAGCCCTCCGCCCCCTTACTGCCAGGCCGCCGAGCCGGAGAAGGAGGCCGTGTAA